Genomic DNA from Bemisia tabaci chromosome 2, PGI_BMITA_v3:
CCGGCCAGTTTGGATGAAGTTTGATATTCTGGGGTTTTCAAGCCCAGAAAGACCAGACTTGACATCGGAATCCAAAAAATATTCCTTTATTTACATCATGGTGGCCTTTATTATAACGGAAAATGGGCATATCGGCTCTTTAACCAGGGTGTGAAGATGTATCTTGATATTTGGGGATTAAAATGCACCAAAAGAACAAATCCGTcatcagaatttaaaaatattgcattattttcaaagaaacggCCTTGATACCCACTTTTCGCCATTTacaaggccgccatcttgagaGTAGTGCAATATTTTGGACTCTGATGTCAGATTCGTCCTTTAAGGCCAAGTAACCCCTTCATCAATTTTCATCTTCATCTAACAGCCAATAACAGATATACCTGTGTTGTCACCTACGTGTCCGCCATCTTAAAAATACTGAAGTATGTTTAAACTCTGATGTCGGATTCATTCATTTTGGCCAAGGAATCGCTTGATTCCTAGTTTCATCGAAATCGGCCCGTAAATAATCAAGATAACAGTTCGTTGTCAACCAGATGCCAATATGAAACGGTGGTGGGTGGGATCTTAACCCTGCGgattaaaccaaaaattgtctttttacgttctttcggaGGTATCACATGATACGAGTTCTCGATTAAAATTCGaaagtaacccccccccccccccccccaaaaaaaaaggtgcTCACTTTTGTTTGAGGAAGTGTCGTCCAAACCGCAACCGTTCTTGAGGCACTGATAAGCCACGGCATACGGACCACCTTTCTCAGTGTTGTtttcttgaatttaaaaatgtcCATACTTTTTGCACACCTTGTATTTAACTGCCAGATAAACAGGCACCTTTGAAAGCgtgcttcctcttttttctctcgtgttttagttattttttcccAATCTCAAAATAGAGTGAATGATATTGCTCCTTACCCTGCACCATCTTTGTCATCATGATAGTGAACATGCACGTGGTGATGTTTGTGGTTAAGGTACGCTTTGCCAGCTGTCAGTGCTGCTTTGTATACATTCAGCATAGTTATTTCACCCTGAAGTCCTTCAATCTCATTTTGCAGTCCCATGTAACGGCTACTGTAATCGGGATGTGTCTGACCAGATATCGCAACACCGCCAGATTTGATCGCATGACCAGCCAACTAAGTAACAAAATAATATTATATTTTGATAATGAGTCGATTACTTTGGTAGTATTTTGATGCAGGTCcataatgtatgaaaaaatactctaaaacGTACGAAAAGTATAGGGTCACTGGAGGAAAGGGTTATGTAGGTCAGGCTAGGACCATTTGTTGAACACGGTCTGGCCAGGTTAGGTTCAGTATGGAGCAGACCTCCGTTGGgctaggttgggttaggttgggttaggtttgGTTACTTGGCAACACCAAACTTGGGTTAGGTTACTAAGCAATACTGTAGGGTGAGCTCAAAATCCCACTTTTATGCTACTTGCTCGGAGCAAAAATGTTGCCATCATCTTGATCCTCTCGATTATTGCGTCAGTTCCGTATATTAATTGGACTTGCCTATTGGATCTACTGGTTTGCGAGCATTGTGTCAAATTTGTTCTACAACTCGAGTGGACAATTTGACACAATGTTAAGTAACATACCATACATTGCTGTTTCGTTAGTAGTTTcgcaaagtttcgtttttttaatgaaattaggTTCATTACCTTCTGTAGATCAATAAAAAATGTAGTACTGAGTAGTTTAAGATTTTCTAACTAATTCGCGCCACAGTCTGTTCCTGCATTCTTCATTCACATGACGTTTGGGCTTTAAACGCAGCACTGAGGGATATCATCatgaaaaatctaatttttttgcaagcCTATGTATCTGAAACATGCTTCGAATTGATGCCGCAGAAACGTGAGAATCAGGATAAATGTAACATTTTTCCTATAGTTGCCTTTTCGCATTGGGACAAAAGTATAGAATATTCAATGCGATCAGCTAGTGGATCGGGAGGTAGTCGTAATTAAGCTGAGTTTCATCGTGaacttctctttcaatttttacaaagttGAACTCGTATTAAAGCTGTCTTACTCGTAGCTCCTAACATATTTGGCACCGCTCTTCCCGTCAGAAATATATGAAATGAAGAACCTTTGTTTTTCACAGTTTATTTTGTAGATGAGTCTGTTGAGTGAAAACAGATTCTATTTCTTcgcttttgactttttttctaaGGTTCTATACACTAATCTTTGAATGACACAAATCCGTGGCCGAAGGTGGCTAAGGTTCTAggtaaaagaaaacataaattcttttattttctgtttcctCATCTAGTGTATGATCTGTTTGAAAAACTGTGCGTGATGTACCTAACTGTGTTTGATTTCGTAGTTCAAAGATTGGGGGTTTTCAGGGAAGGCGGTTCTTTATTTTCCATGCAATATTGCAGAAATCGCGCACATCTACCTAAAAATTTTAGCATCTTAATTAGTCCTCCTTTAATTATTTCCCTTCAAATGTATTCAACTTGTAAAGAATATTTGCGGAGGATGGAGAAGAATTTAATACAAATAAGGAGGTCGCTACAATATTGAAGCATTGCTGTACGGTCTTCGCGTTATTGCATGGCACAGAGGTCTTTCTTGCagaaaattcctcaatttttcaataatgcCCGACGTTTTTCTCTCATACTTTTTGTCTTGAAGAAGTTTTGATTTGAATAGAAAGAATCTTGACTTACAATATTGTAGTATCCACGACCAACTCGTTCATTGTTGACCCAGATTTGCCATTCTGCTGTTTTCCCATTCCAAGACTGGCATGTATGGTACCACCTTTGTAGTTTAACAGGGTAATTCAATCGGTACATGGTTTTCCCATTGATGGCGAACATATAATAACTCTGTTTCTCTACATTGGAGATCCAGCTCAGGATTTCTTTTGGCTGATGAGGAACTGGAAGAGGATTAAGCAGTTTAGAGAATTAGTTTTCAAAGTGACCTCAGATGGCTGTAGACATACAGACCCTAatgattttcctgtttttccagAGTTTGGGGaaaagagggaggggagggagagcTTGTAATGTGGACTAAGAGATGATggttattaattaattaattcgaCTTATAGGGGGACAGAGCCCttctctatatttttttttttctccaaattttttgagattgCCTTGAGAGGGCCTAAAAAATCTCAGTTGATGCCCTGAAAATTGTTTTATATACATTATTCAACATCAGAAAAATACACGAAAATAGCTTGAATAACGTTACGAAAGCAAACATGATCAAATGAGAAATCAAGGCGAGGGAAACAAATCAAATGCCTGACCGCTGCTTTATCCCAATTTATCAccgtcaaagaggttgttccaaaaacgccgattttggcgcccctggatttggcccaaactttattcagatgttgtactaaatgtccccgatgcttgggcaaaacagccccctcggataattaggggggagatggcaggggggcaaagtttcaattttttcaaaacttaaaaaatcgatatatcgcgaacgggttgagtgtaagtgttgcagTTTGCGCtataaaacgtcaaaaaatattctctacaagaatattaatgctgtttgtacggttgcgtaatttatcgtgGTCATAAAtagattttttcgattttgaaggttcgaatttttttcgtttttcgtctctcctcttcatgcaatcgttgctacgtgaataaaaacctgttgaggtgaatCTCCttaaaattctgcatctaccacactttgctTGACCTCGGAGAAACGATTCGTtcttgagttatagcgatttttctgcacgTTCCCGGTTACGCGCGAGCGGTATATCGACGGCGCTCCATCACGCGCGGGCGAGACAGAGGTTGTTTGACCACtaagggccttatattcatgcttaaggctgtaattatcgatattttctcctgcctTCACACTTCCccttcaataaatatttttttatacttcgttatagagggtgtcccagaccacccgcaccaggtctttttctcggttggtttaggtagtgcGAAGTGAAGGACCGCAGGGTTGAATAGAGAATTGACCCCAAAgtatccgaatttcatggttccGAAACACCTCATGCTCCtcttgcccaagcatcgggaacatttagtacaacatctgaataaagtttgggccaaatccaggggcgccaaaatcggcgtttttggaacaacctctttgacggTGATAAATTGGGATAAAGTAGCGGTCAGGCATTTGATTTGTTTCCCTCGCCTTGATTTCTCATTTGATTATGTTTGCTTTCGTAACGTTATTCAAGCTATTTTCGTGTATTTTTCTGATGTTGAATAATGTATATAAACCAATTTTTAGGGCATCAACTGAGATTTTCCAGTTTAGAGTGTctccaaggtcaaacaaagtgtggtagatgcagaattttatggagaatcacctcaacaggtttttattcacgtagcaacgattgcgtagagaggagagacgaaaaacgaaaagaagtcgaaccttcaaaatcgaaaaaatttatttatgactacgataaattacgcaaccgtgcaaacagcattaatattcttgtagagaatattttttgacgttttttagcgcaaactgcaacacttacactcaaaccattcgcgagatatcgatttttaaagttttgaaaaacttgcaactttgcccccctgccccctgcttaattatccgagggggctgaaattttgcccaagcatcggggacacttagtatgTACAACATCTGAgtaaagtttgggccaaattcaggggggggggggccaaaatcagcGTTTTTGGACCTCTTTCTATTTTTGAAACTCTGCTACTTGGGACTCGTTTGCAGATATGGGTCAATCAAACGGGAAGTAACTGGTCGTACTCCATTGCAAAACCAGAATCTTTGGTATGGTCTCTGAATCAGCTGTTTCCTAAAACACAGTCGTTTCGAAGCTAATATCAGGCATTCCCACAGCTGCCTTTTGTTGCACAGTGCCATCCATTTCTGcttttagtttccctatgcagatatgtgcatACATGCATGAGCCATAAATATTGGGGTCTATTTGGAAAATGCAGCCCAGCCAGAGACCTCTGTTTATAAAAGAAAGAGTGCATGCTCGGATCGGATGTTATCCTCAATAATTCAACCTTTTGAATTGCACTGCCTTGGAACGCTTGTGAAGTCTTGAACTTACGTGAGTATGAGAAAAGAGGTTGCTCATATGTGTGGTTGTAAAATTTATGCCAGACACATAGTGTAAATTCCTTTAAGTCCGGTAAGTGGTGTTTAAACTGGATGAACTGAAACATTGACAATTAGATGCACATTATTTGCAGATAGCAAGGTGAAGGACTTCAAGATACATCGGCAGAATccactaattttaatttcttttcttttttctccttatttttctgGTTGAAAGAAATGTCGTCAGCAGCTCCAGAGCTCTCCTTATTTTAAGTATTAATTGATGGATAGTTTCCGAGAATGGAGTGTAACAAAAAAAAGCATTGAGTAAAAACTTGGAAccttaatatttttaatgaatatcaGTATCTTAGAGTCAATCACTAATATAAAGCTAATGAATAATATTTGTATTCTCAACATAATTAGGAGGGATTCTacttgttttgaaaaaatttcatgtgactTTTAATAATCCCAGACGTGAAACGCAAAACTTCAACAAGTGCTAATCGTGTAGGAAGCAATTGGGCCATGGAGTAGTTGTTTGTGCTCACAACCCTTCTGTTTTAAGTCGCTAGTATGCATCCTCTTTGAGAAGGTTGTACAATACATGGAATTACACTTAGAATTCGGGCAAAGTAGAAGTATGGAAAAGCTTATCATTCTAGATGAAATTTATACATCACACTAAAGCTTAATTTTAACACATTTTAAAGAGCTTAGTGACTTAATCCTCAATTCTTGAGCGTTGTCCAAGCACATCGACTTGCAAGAAAGAATCAATGTCATTGTagttttgaactttctcttttattttggcGGCTcattttttgcaacttttcaaTTAAATGACAAGATAATGGATGAATCCTAGTTTTGTTATGTATTGATAAGCAAAACCGTGATTAATGAGAGTCCATTCAGTATCAGGAAATAAAGGAGGACATGTTAATCTCTTCTATACAAGTATGCCCCAATCCATCCTTAGCATAGACGCTTCATATGGATTCTGTTCTCAGTAGTGTTAATGTGGAAACAATATTGAAGATGTACGTTCACACAAAATGCACATTGATTACGTTGATGCATGATGCTTGAAATTTGTACTTGTGcgtcccccccctcccccatttttcCCCTCATCTAGCAAATGTTAATAATTTCGAGAGAAACATGAAAATGCATTACTACCCGAAGAGAGACAAGGGAGTTATTTTATAAAGTTATACATTTCCCCTACTGTTAGTCGCACTGGCCATTAGTGTGAAAAGGGGGAATGTTACCTCATGCACCAATCATGACGGACCTTCACGCAGACACTGGATTACTAACCTGTGGAAATTTGTTTTGGTCAAGAACGGCTTTGTGGAGACTGCATGCTCTCTCGAGACCAAGAAGTCGCGGGCCGTTTTTCACGTTGGGAAAGCTGATCCCAGAAGCGGGTGCCAGGTCGAGAGCGGCGCTTTGCTTGATAGGGCGCCATGTCTGAGTGACGGGCAAGATTCCCACCGTTCCCGAATTGCCCGATGTAGATACCATCGCCCCACAACCCGCAAAGAACAGCATCACGCGGTACGCCGTCACCGCCATATCCTTTCGACAAAAATACCACAAAATGTATTTGTGTAACAATTAAATGAAAGTTATCAAATTTCGGTATTAAATCTGACGCAGGAGGTCATTATGTCTGTAAAAGTTGAGGGAAAAATAAGATAACCTTACCCTCAAAGGGATTAAGCCTGCAGAATTTGGTACCAAGAACATCAACCTAGTCCTGTCACTGACCGTGTGATAGCATTCTGGGGCTCAACGACGAAAAATGGGTAATTTTTGAGGACCGCTGTTAATTTTTGTCGGCACTGTTGTCAGTGTGAGGAATGAATCACTTCTACCTTTTGAAGGCATGCACTTTTCAGAACGAAAAGGtgcaaaatcaacaaaacttcccccctcatggatgttgaccaattttcagtatgtcattcctcactatgggatacgccttttcctaaaatttcaaggcctgaaatgaatttctttccgcgtagcagcgttgccaagttgaaaaccgtcgagttccatatcttttgaacgaaaagagatattgaggtgcggtttgcgctaaaattcttcaaaaattgcgttcttttgaaatatgtacccaatttgatcgtttaggtaatttcagattgcaatgatgcgatttttcacactttcttaagggtaattttttttcaaccctagtacatcgtcatatgccggattctcgattcgaaaaaaaaaactgttcattgtattattcgtacttttccatttcttttgatatattatagaTCTCAGGGAAACGATGGGTAAGGGAGATATGAGCAATTtaagtttacgctccgcgcgccgctcgccgctctgagTCGTCTGTACACTCCTTTCCTTGAGCTTCACGAGGtcattcctacgtatttttttgcgtactttccatttctggcctttgaaaagggctccgataaatttttaggcgccttgcggtccattgttgccattttttgctcaTATTTTCCCTATTGTACTCACAATTctactgaaaaacttaatttaaacggaaaactatgtgcgttgagggaaagaacgtaaataaaaaataaaatttcatgtatacatttttccttcgttgccaaattttcgagaaatatcgtaccaaagagccaaatatttgaaaaattggataaatcccCACGCCATGGTTTATGAAAGTGGGGCATAGCTTTCATATTGACGTACTTACGTGACAGATCTTACCTATCTATATGTCGCAGGCTAAAGGTCAAATCCGGCGTTTAGGCAAATGGTCAAGTTTAATCGAAAACGTAGATTGGCTATTTGCCTAGGTATTTGACTAAGTGACGAGGCAATTACATAAAAGCCTAGGCATTTGCGTAAATGCCGAGGGCACGTTAGGCAAAAAGGCAAATGATGTTCCTTTTCAGGCAAATActcaaaatctgagaaaaagtcaatttgcAATAATCCAAAAAACCACagccaaagaaaaaaagaaaaaaaaggaagtctGTACCTTAAAAAGAATGAGGCAGTAGCGTTACTTGTTCGAGCACGCGATGGGTTGGTGGCACTTGCTGGagcattttctctgatttttgaagCAAGAACATCGTTTGGTCGCACATTGATTTTTACTGGCTTGGCAATTACACTTGACAAAGCCTTGCCCTTCAAATAACGAAACGCCAGAAACTGCTTTCGGACCGACACTAGCTTATCCCTCGGAACCTgagatatttcaaattttattgccTCTACTTCTTTTAATTCTTCCCGCGAACACCAATTTTTGATGACACCTGCGGGTGTTCCAATTTGGTAAACATTATTGCGGATGTCAAGAAAAATTCCTTCGATGTTTTTTGGGTCCAACGGACCacgatcaaattttgaaatgttcaaaataatTGTATCTTCCACTTTCAAAGGTGTGAATAATTTCGAACTTCTTTCTGTCATTTTTTGAGCTGCAACTTTTTGTCGTAGATGGGCTTCCGCTCTTGTTGTGCGTATTTCTGCCTCGCCATGACAATACTTACAAACAAATGGTTGGTCGCCGTCTTCATTACCACACTCTTGATGACATGAATTATCGCAAGAGCTGCATTTTTTTAAGCTACCAGGCTTTTGACAAGAGGAGCATTGAGGTTGATCACCTCACACGTTCTGAGTAGGCTCGGAGCTCGACGTTGCAGTTTCAGCTACTTTGTGAGCCGGGCTGGAGCTTGGTGCTTCAAGACGACATATTTTCGTTGACATATATCTCTTCGACATATATCTCTTCAAGTTATGGAAACTAGCATTCGTGActtgaggaaaacaataatgtaattaaaaactgagagtaatGGGCTCTCCCTTCGATCCATCGGTGTGCATGGTAGGGAAATATTTGGATGCTGTTAGTCACGAGAATGCAAACTGTggtgtaaatgctgcttccttttgATAGTTTGGCACAACTATTATGGTGTCCTTTTAtcgacgtaatttacctgaattacatttattgatgcTTGGGTCAGACAGACTGACAGATACTCGGACTGATATAACCTCACTTCTGAACAAAGACATcacttgaacatttcaagagaaactaatgaaatagtgCATCGGGCTCTGGCAGAAGACGTGcgacgtaataatataagtgtgtaaaaatattatttagcttctacagagaattgaactcttataatataattaaatcataaatctgTTCTCAACTAGTTAGAGTTGGAAGTTGGTAACTAGGGAAATTTTTTTCGTTCCCGAGACTGGCTGAACTGAACGGAATCgaccaatggcattgaaccactataccggatttttctaaaattcaaaacattgtagctaaaattttgaaagtcatttgccgatgctgaattatccgagcattgaaaccctattaaatgtggtagaaataAAATCCTTATATCTTTAAGCATGATCCTTTGTAGGTCCCATTAGAATCTGTGGCCGTATAAGCAAGAAATCTGCTGTGAAAGGTGATCGTGTCGGTTTCCCGCTACTAAATTgcccatgttacaaaaaatatttgtcattttgggcctttaaatgcttataactttttgaaaactcaatggatcttgaTGAAACTTTCCCACTTTGTAGGCCCAATTTAGGTGCGtcagtagacaccaagatcgatggaatccgtgccgtcgtttgggctgcagtcgagttcgaaccgaatcaattttcagaataatggagttacgtgtgtctatggttggcttCCACCTTTTTCGTTCggaggctttccagtgttgtcgagtttagactttgttcggaggtggctaccgccacccatgattgCTCATATCTCCCTTACCcatcgtttccctgggagctataatatataaaaagaaatggaaaagtacgaataatacaatgaacagtttttttttcgaatcgagaatccggcatttgacgatatactagggttgaaaaaaaaattacccttaagaaagtgtgaaaaatcgcatcattgcaatctgaaattacctaaacgatcaaattgagtacatatttcaaaagaacgcaatttttgaagaattttagcgcaaaccgtacctcaatatctcttttcgttcaaaagatatggaactcgacggttttcaacttggcaacgctgctacgcggaaagaaattcatttcaggccttgaaattttgggaaaaggcgtatcccatagtgaggaatgacatactgaaaaTTGGTCAACATCAATGTGGGGagaatttttgtcgattttgcaccCACCCCTTTGTGAATGCCTCTAGGTCAATGACAGCGACTTTTTggcacattcaaaatttcgaGAGAGCGCGCGCCCTCCCCGTGGAGAGCGCAGCCtcattcaacattttcaaatggtaaTTCCCTTCTTGCGGAACATCGTCGAAAAGTTAATTGCAACTAGAAAGATCACCGACCAGAGGTGTCTGCGACGTTTTGCTCGTGGGTTTCTTCGATCGGAGTTCAAAAGAGGTCTTTTTTCTTACAATCATATGTCCGGCTCAGAAAGGAACGAGGGGGCCAACTGCTCatcattaaaatttctttctGCAGAAAATCGTAAAGAACTGTATCGATTCACGTCTAGAGTAATCTTAGCGCGTCCGCACCCCCACCCTAGGGTGTCCcttatttctcaaaattgagaaattttcacgggcatttttttcaaaacgtgaTGCGacccaaaaaaatgagaaatcgtCTTggaaaagaacttaaaaaaaatttaaggggtCTCTCAAGCGCCCCAAAGGGCGCAAGTGTAAAAATGGGTAAATGAGCTATAGTATAGTAATTTCCCAGAcc
This window encodes:
- the b6 gene encoding uncharacterized protein b6, with protein sequence MFLVPNSAGLIPLRDMAVTAYRVMLFFAGCGAMVSTSGNSGTVGILPVTQTWRPIKQSAALDLAPASGISFPNVKNGPRLLGLERACSLHKAVLDQNKFPQFIQFKHHLPDLKEFTLCVWHKFYNHTYEQPLFSYSLPHQPKEILSWISNVEKQSYYMFAINGKTMYRLNYPVKLQRWYHTCQSWNGKTAEWQIWVNNERVGRGYYNILAGHAIKSGGVAISGQTHPDYSSRYMGLQNEIEGLQGEITMLNVYKAALTAGKAYLNHKHHHVHVHYHDDKDGAGYELDDETHENTDNGPPTIKTGSGFDGPTEDPLIKNGQLVHRLPIDQLLANIKKQPEAANLDVFVPINNALLFNNGDKDSFSVQHLRLFKRENGELATEAKTDVDHGKNISKIEKRIKRETQSTTNKTPKGTTPSFVSDGPDLARQKRIIPGSIDDSDEDLKRKSVFEEMLSKIPSVTASFPSFSAGDNSLQTFGDYDAQKTVTIEPRPSEKPPQFTEPAEWEVKMLANFCSGCSTDPFHKANVLSWQETPKKLMGGSMYIQAVPKCSFF